The Pelistega ratti genome window below encodes:
- the tenA gene encoding thiaminase II has product MMFFEQLKLAAKQEWQAYTQHEFVRLLAKGTLEKESFQHYLKQDYLFLLHFTRAWGLAIYKSHSFAQMRYAQTGINALLDTEIGLHIDYCKEWGITEEQLLQEPESSACVAYTRYVLDCGLSGSLPELYTALMPCLVGYAETVEWLLAQPFTIEENNPYYPWIAMYSSKEYTEAVEIAKQQFECMVSGLTPAQQDKLIDIFKTATRMEVAFWEMGLHQLA; this is encoded by the coding sequence ATGATGTTTTTTGAACAATTAAAATTAGCTGCTAAACAAGAGTGGCAAGCCTATACACAACATGAGTTTGTTCGTTTGCTAGCAAAAGGTACGCTAGAAAAAGAAAGCTTTCAGCATTATTTAAAACAAGATTATTTATTTTTATTGCACTTTACTCGAGCGTGGGGATTAGCGATTTATAAAAGTCATTCTTTTGCTCAAATGCGTTATGCCCAAACAGGTATTAATGCACTATTAGATACGGAAATTGGGCTACATATTGATTATTGTAAAGAATGGGGCATTACAGAGGAGCAGCTTTTGCAAGAACCAGAATCCAGTGCTTGCGTAGCTTATACACGGTATGTGTTAGATTGTGGTTTGAGTGGTTCTTTGCCAGAGTTATATACGGCATTGATGCCTTGCTTAGTTGGTTACGCTGAAACAGTAGAATGGTTGTTGGCACAGCCTTTTACCATTGAGGAAAATAATCCTTATTATCCTTGGATAGCGATGTATAGTAGTAAAGAATACACAGAAGCTGTTGAGATTGCTAAGCAACAATTTGAGTGCATGGTGTCTGGATTGACACCTGCACAACAAGATAAGCTGATTGATATATTTAAAACTGCCACTCGAATGGAAGTGGCTTTTTGGGAAATGGGTTTACACCAATTAGCCTAA